The Vitis vinifera cultivar Pinot Noir 40024 chromosome 7, ASM3070453v1 genomic interval TGCTAGCTGAGCACATTCACTTTTGCGATATCTGCGGAAAAGGGTTTAAGCGAGACGCAAATCTCCGAATGCACATGCGCGCACATGGAAACCAGTTCAAGACTCCCGAAGCCCTAGCGAAGCCTGATAAGTGTATGGAAACGCAGCGACGCGTGCGGTTCTCGTGCCCCTACCAGGGCTGCAACCGAAACAAAGGTCACAAGAAGTTTCGGGCGTTGAAATCGGTGATATGCGTGAAGAATCACTTCAAGCGGAGTCACTGCCCCAAGATGTACTCCTGTAATCGCTGCAACAAGAAGAGCTTTTCGGTTCTGGCAGACTTGAGGAGCCACTTGAAGCACTGTGGAGAGTCCAAGTGGAGGTGTTCCTGTGGGACAAGTTTTTCACGAAAGGATAAACTGTTTGGGCACATGGCCCTGTTCGAGGGCCACATGCCCGCAGTCGAAAATGGGGATGAGAAATCGGTGCTGTCAGCAGCAGCAGTAGCAGCTGCCACCATGGAAGAAGATGAGCATGAGGACGAAGATGGGATTGGAAAGGAAGAAGAGAATGGGATGTTTGAGGGATTGTTTCAAGGATTTGGTTCAATTGGGGAATACTGTTTGCAGGATGTGTTGAGGTCTCCTCCTCGACTATATGATATTTCCGACTTTTTGGATTAGCCGGGTATTATATGGGGT includes:
- the LOC100243798 gene encoding protein SENSITIVE TO PROTON RHIZOTOXICITY 1; the encoded protein is MSNSGRFFGQAPKFPFVGDITRQEGTDTRVPLLNLATVQIRVDSLERFLSDSISRSVVIGPDQMEMVSTEIVSAIHQIIVNGAALLSCSQPEYSSFPAAGAAVLPEGYAVMGNGSNPKNLKTPHLTTTAAAVKSGGPDAMDLKMERVEDDVKEEIDGGDDDGDCEVIELDAVELLAEHIHFCDICGKGFKRDANLRMHMRAHGNQFKTPEALAKPDKCMETQRRVRFSCPYQGCNRNKGHKKFRALKSVICVKNHFKRSHCPKMYSCNRCNKKSFSVLADLRSHLKHCGESKWRCSCGTSFSRKDKLFGHMALFEGHMPAVENGDEKSVLSAAAVAAATMEEDEHEDEDGIGKEEENGMFEGLFQGFGSIGEYCLQDVLRSPPRLYDISDFLD